The following nucleotide sequence is from Zea mays cultivar B73 chromosome 1, Zm-B73-REFERENCE-NAM-5.0, whole genome shotgun sequence.
TTTGACTCATTCACACTTTCCTAAAGGTCCATCTCTTATATACATTCCATCACAACATTATCAAGAGTACATGGTTATATCTTAAGACATGCATACCTTACATTTCCCCTTATTTTTCAGTTTGGATGCCGGATGATCCTTTGCAGCACGACCGTCCTTGCCCGACGGATATCCCGGCTACACCGGTCTGCTTGTTCCCCAAGATCTTCGACACTCTTCATAAAGTTTTCCAGCTTCTTCTTGATCTCCTCCACCCCAAATTTCACCGCCTCCTCATCCCGCTCCGCAAACTCTACACAGTCTACCATTGAGCTGATCTCCACCTCCACCCGGTTGATGAGGACTCTGATACTGTCCAAATCCTTGATGGCAATGAACGTGCCAACCTGCATTGCGCTCACCACCTCCTTCTGTCCACGGAGCGCGTCCTGATACCCTTTCAGCAAAGAATCTATCCACTTCCCCATAGATCCCAGCGGGACTGCAGCGGCCGCGGCCAATGCCGCAGCGACAGGCGGGGCAGCGATGGCCGCGGCAACCACCGAGCAGATGAGCACGGCCGCGAACGTGGTCGCGAAGATGATGCTTGACACCCGGCGCCACGCCTTGATGGTCTTGACCTTCTTGTCGAGCCGGTGCTTGCGCTGCTGCAGCTTCTCCAGCATGGCCAGCTGCTGCCGGTAAACGGCCTGGAAGGCGGCGAAGAACTCGTCCGTGAAGGGATCCCCGGCCGCCTTGAACTGGCGCAGCTCGTGCAGCGTGCGCGCGTACCGGGCggagggagcggcggcggcggcgtcgctGCCTTCCTCGTCGTCGAAGCGCTGGAGCGCGACGTGGAGGAGAAGCTGGGAGTCGCGGGCTCGCTTGAGGCACTTGTCGAGTGCGGTGCAGAAATCGAGGGTCTGGAGGCTGCTCTCGAAGTAATCCTCGACGAGGTCGAACAGCTCGGGGCTCTTCCAGATGTCCTTCTTGCAGTCGAGGATGACGCGCACCACCTCCTGGTTCATGTCGAGGAGGCAGCCGGTGACCTCTCGGAGCGAGTCCAGCGACATCGACCGCACCTCGACGCCCACCGCCAGCGTCGAGATGGCGCGGCTGGTGCGCCGCTGCAGCGTCGTGTCGAACGTGCGCAGCTCCGGGTCCGACCGGCACGCTGCCTCATAAGAGCTCAGCTCTTCCGCCGGCGACGCCTCGGGCGGCAGCGCCGACTCCGAGTGCTCCGGACGCCTgttgccgccgccgctgctgctGTTGTTCCCCATTGCCGGAAGCAAAGGTGACACACTCAAATCAGGATCCAAAAAAAGAAGAGCCTTTTCCCCCCTTTTGAACTTGGAAGGACGAACGATGTATTTTAGAACCAAATCAACAGGCGCTTCGGCAACTAGGACGGATCAAACCAGCGAGCAATGGCGGAACCCACAAATGCCAGGGGGTCTCCGAAGAATCGAACCAGAAGAAAAACTTCGACAGCTCAGGAAATTCAAGGGACTGAATTTGGCGGAACAAGCGAATGCCGCGAGCTTTATCTCAGGGATCGAGGACGCGTTGCGTCAGGTCAGACCAAGCGCGAGGTTTCGGGGAAGCAAGAAGAATGGATGCAATGCAGGGGCcgggaggggaggggggatggATTTGTGGTGCAGTGCCGGTGCGGGGATGACGTCAggcgaggaggaggtggaggagcggCGATGTGGGGATGTCTTGTACGCATGACGAAGGAGATGGGGCGGGGTTGGCAATGGCCACCGCCGGAAGCAACCCGATGCCTGTCAGTTGTCACTCCACCGCCAGGCGCGTGTGTGGATGTGGTGTGCACTGCTGCGGTGTGTGCCGTAACTCAGCAACTGCGCGTGTTCTGCCGCCACTTCGTCGAGGTCGGCGGAGGCTCAGCTGACTGGGGGTGGGGGAAGCAAGCAaagcagcgagagagagagagagtgcgcGCGTGTTTGTTTGGCATGGTGCCTTGTCGCGCTCACAAAAAAAAAAGGTACAACAGCAAATGCTAATCGGCGCATCGGAAAGATTTGGTAATTTGCAAACCTAAAATTTATGTTATGGAATCTTGTGCTTCTCCGGTGAGCTTCTGGTCAAGTTTCGTGGCATTTTAGCAGGCATGATGAGCTCGTACTATTTTGTGGTGAAACCTCTGAGCTGAAAACGATGAGTGGAATGTCTGAATTAATCGGGTCAGATGTACTTGGTAATGAAATCTAaactttacactataaaatttagaaATCAGATTAGATTAAGGCTTCATTTTCATTCAATTTTAAATAAATTAATTAAgagtccaaataaattatgaaaAACATTTAGATCACGATCAATTATCAAGCTCATCACTTCCACTAATTAGCCACATTATGCATATGGCTAATCACAAAGCGTGCGAGGTGAGATCAGCAGTAAGAGTAACTTACACTGATCcaactcatacgtatatgtactcCACGTCCACATCCGTTGGAAATCCTGTGGCCAAAGGCATCCATATATTGATCACTCAATCCTCTGCTATCCCAGACTTCATGCGCGCATCAGCCAAATGTGGCCGTTATTGCTTTTCAGTTTTCTTTGTGTGATAGCCAAGTCTCAGAAACCTTTTTATCCGTTCCCCCACATGTGAAGCTTTTGGGAACACCAAGCAGCAGCAtaataagggggtgtttggttgctcctgctaaagtttagcccggatcacatcaagcgtttgacttttaaataggagtatgaaatatagacccaaccaactggactagattcgtctcgtcttttaatttttggctgacaaattagttttataatctgagtacatttaatacccggaacggagcttcaaacattcgatggaacaggagctaaattttagcggggtgtaaccaaacaccccctaaagtaAGACGACCAGCCGTCCATGGCCATTGGTACGAAGtctgaaggtatgattctagatggAATAACAACAAACAGGATTAAGCGAGACCTGGTTTGACGAGTGTGAACGGCTAAAAGGGCCAAAGCCTACCCGCAGCAGAAAGAAAAATCGGAAAGAAAGCCGGCCCCGGCCGGATGCGGTTTCTCGAGAATCTTCTGGCAACGACGTTGCACGGACTGCTTCCCATGACTTGCATTCCGTTGTACCATAGATGACAGGGCTATTTATCCTCTTGACCAAATAATCGATTCCAAAACGTGCCACCCAGTCGTGGTCCTGATTAGTCCGCGCTTTGATCTAGCAGGTCGTGTAAAGGAATGTGCCAAGTATTGTTTCAAAATAGTGAGTGGGATAGAGTGTGAGATAGGAAGTTTGCTGGAGATAGTATAACTGCCACATCATGATCAGCGGGCACGCTGCAACCACTCATCGCACGCCACCTCTACGTGTCACTCGCTCCGACCAGATGACTGAACCTATAACGGTAACAGAATGACTAGAACGGTAACGGAATCGTTGAAGCCGTAACAGGATGGCTGAATGAGTGAATGATTGAAACGGTAATGGTAACATGATGACGTAAATCGTAACTAAAACCGTAATGGAATGAATGAAACTAACAGAATGACTGAAAGTGCAACGTAATGGCTGAATTAGTGAATTAGTGAAATGATTGAAACCGTATTAAATAACATAAAAGATGCCCAGCTAATAAATAAGAGGCGTAAAGAATCATTGCCGCAACAGAATTGACGCACACAGGCAGAATTGACTGAAACAATATTGATATGCGGCGGCTGCTTTCTTGATAGCGTGCGAGTAATAGTGAGCGTAATGTACGTGGCAGTATGGGCgtgtcgcctgccagtggaatggacaggtcgcTGCCTGCCAGAGGAATGGACAGGTCtcaataaatgctgaggcggcacaccgCCTGCCAGTAGAATAGACAGGTGGCGCGTCTTATCCTTAATAAATGCAGAGGTCGCGTAGCCCAGAGGtcttacgtcaggctcggcccgttggcttatgtcacgcacAGTAGGTCACGCGGCAGCATCGgatctccgcctgggcggggagcaaaAGCGTATACGATAAGGTTCAGACACGTGTCAGCTTCGGACCCCCGCCTGGTCTTGATTAAGGCCTAGGTATTctctgtcccagaatcccgggaccctgctgtgagcggcccggaccccacatagaggggtccggatcccatcctAGGGGTCTGGTTTGCGCCCGTGGAGGTCCCGGACCTTACCCGGTGGCCcggtctgtatatacaggggtccgacactttcccatgggggtccgaacTCACTGTggataccttggagtatatcatcttctctggccacgtggcgcccccggagccgtccacgtggtggggtcgggtgctgttgctggcccagagtagtcactCGAAGCTGGGGTGAGTCACGGCCTGGCCCCACGCACAGCTCCATCACCATGCAACCAAAGATAGCTGCGTGGGTATTGCGCcttcatacagtagtaaggggtacccctgcttTAGGGTACTGACAATATGGAAtagacaagttttgaagtttaaaatacaaaattaggcctaaatctgtgattaaataaaagtctagggttcaatctgcaagattacaggggcctgcacatgaaaaccagggacggcgggttgatttccagaaACCAGGGGTCTCTTTAACATTTTTACCACGCGAAGGCGTATCAAGCTCTCTCGGCCATCCGATCTCAGATCAACGGCCGAGAACAGACCCCgcgggcgagcgcgcgggcgtgGACGCGGGTTGACCAGTAGGCCAGGGCAGTTAGCACCGAGAGATAACAGGGCTGACAGGCCAAGCCTAGCGGCAGGGGCGCA
It contains:
- the LOC103632282 gene encoding uncharacterized protein isoform X1 codes for the protein MGNNSSSGGGNRRPEHSESALPPEASPAEELSSYEAACRSDPELRTFDTTLQRRTSRAISTLAVGVEVRSMSLDSLREVTGCLLDMNQEVVRVILDCKKDIWKSPELFDLVEDYFESSLQTLDFCTALDKCLKRARDSQLLLHVALQRFDDEEGSDAAAAAPSARYARTLHELRQFKAAGDPFTDEFFAAFQAVYRQQLAMLEKLQQRKHRLDKKVKTIKAWRRVSSIIFATTFAAVLICSVVAAAIAAPPVAAALAAAAAVPLGSMGKWIDSLLKGYQDALRGQKEVVSAMQVGTFIAIKDLDSIRVLINRVEVEISSMVDCVEFAERDEEAVKFGVEEIKKKLENFMKSVEDLGEQADRCSRDIRRARTVVLQRIIRHPN